One region of Pogona vitticeps strain Pit_001003342236 chromosome 1, PviZW2.1, whole genome shotgun sequence genomic DNA includes:
- the WDFY2 gene encoding WD repeat and FYVE domain-containing protein 2 isoform X2, translating into MPSPCSCMWVNPETRRLSIGQDNGTISEFILSEDYNKMTPIKSYQAHQSRVMMVLFVLEMEWLLSIGQDKYFTWHCSESGQRLGSYRISAGACGLQFDVETRHVFIGDHSGQVTILKLEQENSNLITTFRGHTGGISALCWDPVQRVLFSGSSDHSIIMWDIGGRKGTAIELQGHNDKVQSLSYSHHTRQLISCGADGGIVVWNMDVERQETPEWLDSDSCQKCDQPFFWNFKQMWDSKKIGLRQHHCRKCGKAVCGKCSSKRSSIPLMGFEFEVRVCDSCYESITDEERAPTATFHDSKHSVVHVYFDATRGWLLTAGTDKLIKLWDMTPVVS; encoded by the exons ctccCTGTTCGTGCATGTGGGTTAACCCAGAAACGAGAAGGCTGTCCATTGGTCAAGACAATGGTACCATCTCA GAATTTATTTTATCAGAAGATTACAACAAGATGACACCAATTAAAAGTTACCAGG CTCACCAGAGCAGGGTTATGATGGTCCTGTTTGTTCTGGAGATGGAGTGGCTCCTGAGCATTGGGCAGGATAAGTACTTCACTTGGCATTGCTCAGAAAGTGGACAGCGGCTTGGCAGTTACCGGATTAGTGCAGGGGCCTGTGGGCTACA ATTTGACGTGGAGACACGGCATGTTTTTATTGGTGACCATTCTGGGCAGGTGACCATCCTTAAACTGGAGCAAGAAAACAGCAACCTGATAACAACCTTCCGAGGTCATACAG GTGGGATCAGTGCCCTCTGTTGGGACCCCGTGCAGCGTGTCTTGTTTTCCGGCAGTTCTGATCATTCAATTATTATGTGGGACattggaggaaggaaaggaacagCCATTGAACTACAAGGACATAA TGATAAAGTTCAGTCGCTCTCCTATTCCCACCACACTCGGCAACTCATCTCTTGTGGAGCAGATGGAGGCATCGTTGTCTGGAATATGGATGTGGAGAGGCAGGAG ACACCAGAATGGTTAGACAGCGACTCTTGCCAAAAGTGTGATCAGCCATTCTTCTGGAACTTCAAGCAAATGTGGGATAGCAAGAAAATAGGCCTGAGACAA CATCATTGCCGGAAGTGTGGGAAAGCAGTGTGCGGCAAATGCAGCTCAAAGCGCTCCTCCATCCCACTCATGGGCTTTGAATTTGAAGTGAGAGTCTGTGACAGTTGTTATGAATCAATAACAGATGAAGA GCGTGCTCCCACAGCCACCTTCCATGACAGCAAACATAGTGTTGTCCATGTTTACTTTGATGCCACCCGGGGGTGGTTGCTGACAGCTGGGACAGACAAGCTTATTAAG TTGTGGGATATGACACCTGTAGTATCCTGA
- the DHRS12 gene encoding dehydrogenase/reductase SDR family member 12 isoform X3, translating into MSLYRNSVWFLKGLNQYCRSGYESASKHFVPEDLEVNVTGRSFMVTGANSGIGKAAAKEIARRGGAVHLVCRNEDRAEEAKKEITTETGNQNIFVHILDMSNPKRIWEFAEQFKNEHRLNVLINNAGCMVNKRELTEDGLENNFATNTLGTYILTTVLLPLLGKEDDARVRQQVVLTEQWAKAHPNIHFSSMHPGWADTPAVRTSMPDFYEKMKDRLRTEAQGADTVVWLAVSPAARKQASGLFFQDRQPVPTHLPLAWTKSSPGDEEKLMQALEELSQKFKPR; encoded by the exons ATGTCCTTGTACAGGAACTCGGTGTGGTTCTTGAAGGGACTGAACCAATACTGCCG GAGTGGCTACGAGTCAGCGTCCAAGCACTTTGTTCCAGAAGACTTGGAAGTAAATGTAACTGGACGGTCTTTCATGGTCACTGGAGCAAACAGTGGTATCGGCAAAGCAGCTGCAAAAGAGATTGCCAGGAGAG GGGGAGCAGTTCATCTAGTTTGCCGAAATGAAGACAGAGCTGAGGAAGctaaaaaagaaataacaacaGAAACTGGCAATCAG AATATTTTTGTTCATATTCTGGATATGTCCAACCCCAAAAGAATCTGGGAATTCGCTGAACAGTTCAAAAATGAGCACAGACTAAACGTCTTG ATCAACAATGCAGGCTGCATGGTTAACAAAAGAGAACTAACAGAAGATGGActtgaaaataattttgcaaCCAACACTTTGG GTACATACATTTTAACAACAGTACTTTTACCGCTCCTGGGAAAGGAAGATGATGCTAGAGTT AGACAGCAAGTGGTTTTGACTGAGCAGTGGGCTAAAGCACATCCCAACATCCACTTTTCTTCTATGCATCCTGGCTGGGCAGATACTCCAG CGGTGAGGACCTCCATGCCAGATTTCTATGAGAAGATGAAGGACAGGCTGCGAACTGAGGCTCAGGGGGCAGACACCGTGGTATGGCTCGCCGTCTCCCCTGCAGCAAGAAAGCAGGCAAGCGGACTGTTCTTCCAAG ACAGACAACCTGTTCCGACTCACTTACCACTGGCATGGACAAAATCTTCTCCTGGTGATGAAGAAAAACTGATGCAGGCTCTTGAAGAGCTTTCCCAGAAGTTTAAACCCAGATAA
- the DHRS12 gene encoding dehydrogenase/reductase SDR family member 12 isoform X1, whose product MSLYRNSVWFLKGLNQYCRSGYESASKHFVPEDLEVNVTGRSFMVTGANSGIGKAAAKEIARRGGAVHLVCRNEDRAEEAKKEITTETGNQNIFVHILDMSNPKRIWEFAEQFKNEHRLNVLINNAGCMVNKRELTEDGLENNFATNTLGTYILTTVLLPLLGKEDDARVITVSSGGMLVQKLNVSDLQSEKTAFDGTMVYAQNKRQQVVLTEQWAKAHPNIHFSSMHPGWADTPAVRTSMPDFYEKMKDRLRTEAQGADTVVWLAVSPAARKQASGLFFQDRQPVPTHLPLAWTKSSPGDEEKLMQALEELSQKFKPR is encoded by the exons ATGTCCTTGTACAGGAACTCGGTGTGGTTCTTGAAGGGACTGAACCAATACTGCCG GAGTGGCTACGAGTCAGCGTCCAAGCACTTTGTTCCAGAAGACTTGGAAGTAAATGTAACTGGACGGTCTTTCATGGTCACTGGAGCAAACAGTGGTATCGGCAAAGCAGCTGCAAAAGAGATTGCCAGGAGAG GGGGAGCAGTTCATCTAGTTTGCCGAAATGAAGACAGAGCTGAGGAAGctaaaaaagaaataacaacaGAAACTGGCAATCAG AATATTTTTGTTCATATTCTGGATATGTCCAACCCCAAAAGAATCTGGGAATTCGCTGAACAGTTCAAAAATGAGCACAGACTAAACGTCTTG ATCAACAATGCAGGCTGCATGGTTAACAAAAGAGAACTAACAGAAGATGGActtgaaaataattttgcaaCCAACACTTTGG GTACATACATTTTAACAACAGTACTTTTACCGCTCCTGGGAAAGGAAGATGATGCTAGAGTT aTCACTGTATCCTCAGGAGGGATGTTAGTTCAGAAACTAAATGTATCAGACTTGCAGTCAGAAAAAACAGCATTTGATGGCACAATGGTCTATGCGCAGAATAAG AGACAGCAAGTGGTTTTGACTGAGCAGTGGGCTAAAGCACATCCCAACATCCACTTTTCTTCTATGCATCCTGGCTGGGCAGATACTCCAG CGGTGAGGACCTCCATGCCAGATTTCTATGAGAAGATGAAGGACAGGCTGCGAACTGAGGCTCAGGGGGCAGACACCGTGGTATGGCTCGCCGTCTCCCCTGCAGCAAGAAAGCAGGCAAGCGGACTGTTCTTCCAAG ACAGACAACCTGTTCCGACTCACTTACCACTGGCATGGACAAAATCTTCTCCTGGTGATGAAGAAAAACTGATGCAGGCTCTTGAAGAGCTTTCCCAGAAGTTTAAACCCAGATAA
- the DHRS12 gene encoding dehydrogenase/reductase SDR family member 12 isoform X2: MSLYRNSVWFLKGLNQYCRSGYESASKHFVPEDLEVNVTGRSFMVTGANSGIGKAAAKEIARRGGAVHLVCRNEDRAEEAKKEITTETGNQINNAGCMVNKRELTEDGLENNFATNTLGTYILTTVLLPLLGKEDDARVITVSSGGMLVQKLNVSDLQSEKTAFDGTMVYAQNKRQQVVLTEQWAKAHPNIHFSSMHPGWADTPAVRTSMPDFYEKMKDRLRTEAQGADTVVWLAVSPAARKQASGLFFQDRQPVPTHLPLAWTKSSPGDEEKLMQALEELSQKFKPR; the protein is encoded by the exons ATGTCCTTGTACAGGAACTCGGTGTGGTTCTTGAAGGGACTGAACCAATACTGCCG GAGTGGCTACGAGTCAGCGTCCAAGCACTTTGTTCCAGAAGACTTGGAAGTAAATGTAACTGGACGGTCTTTCATGGTCACTGGAGCAAACAGTGGTATCGGCAAAGCAGCTGCAAAAGAGATTGCCAGGAGAG GGGGAGCAGTTCATCTAGTTTGCCGAAATGAAGACAGAGCTGAGGAAGctaaaaaagaaataacaacaGAAACTGGCAATCAG ATCAACAATGCAGGCTGCATGGTTAACAAAAGAGAACTAACAGAAGATGGActtgaaaataattttgcaaCCAACACTTTGG GTACATACATTTTAACAACAGTACTTTTACCGCTCCTGGGAAAGGAAGATGATGCTAGAGTT aTCACTGTATCCTCAGGAGGGATGTTAGTTCAGAAACTAAATGTATCAGACTTGCAGTCAGAAAAAACAGCATTTGATGGCACAATGGTCTATGCGCAGAATAAG AGACAGCAAGTGGTTTTGACTGAGCAGTGGGCTAAAGCACATCCCAACATCCACTTTTCTTCTATGCATCCTGGCTGGGCAGATACTCCAG CGGTGAGGACCTCCATGCCAGATTTCTATGAGAAGATGAAGGACAGGCTGCGAACTGAGGCTCAGGGGGCAGACACCGTGGTATGGCTCGCCGTCTCCCCTGCAGCAAGAAAGCAGGCAAGCGGACTGTTCTTCCAAG ACAGACAACCTGTTCCGACTCACTTACCACTGGCATGGACAAAATCTTCTCCTGGTGATGAAGAAAAACTGATGCAGGCTCTTGAAGAGCTTTCCCAGAAGTTTAAACCCAGATAA
- the DHRS12 gene encoding dehydrogenase/reductase SDR family member 12 isoform X4, which translates to MVTGANSGIGKAAAKEIARRGGAVHLVCRNEDRAEEAKKEITTETGNQNIFVHILDMSNPKRIWEFAEQFKNEHRLNVLINNAGCMVNKRELTEDGLENNFATNTLGTYILTTVLLPLLGKEDDARVITVSSGGMLVQKLNVSDLQSEKTAFDGTMVYAQNKRQQVVLTEQWAKAHPNIHFSSMHPGWADTPAVRTSMPDFYEKMKDRLRTEAQGADTVVWLAVSPAARKQASGLFFQDRQPVPTHLPLAWTKSSPGDEEKLMQALEELSQKFKPR; encoded by the exons ATGGTCACTGGAGCAAACAGTGGTATCGGCAAAGCAGCTGCAAAAGAGATTGCCAGGAGAG GGGGAGCAGTTCATCTAGTTTGCCGAAATGAAGACAGAGCTGAGGAAGctaaaaaagaaataacaacaGAAACTGGCAATCAG AATATTTTTGTTCATATTCTGGATATGTCCAACCCCAAAAGAATCTGGGAATTCGCTGAACAGTTCAAAAATGAGCACAGACTAAACGTCTTG ATCAACAATGCAGGCTGCATGGTTAACAAAAGAGAACTAACAGAAGATGGActtgaaaataattttgcaaCCAACACTTTGG GTACATACATTTTAACAACAGTACTTTTACCGCTCCTGGGAAAGGAAGATGATGCTAGAGTT aTCACTGTATCCTCAGGAGGGATGTTAGTTCAGAAACTAAATGTATCAGACTTGCAGTCAGAAAAAACAGCATTTGATGGCACAATGGTCTATGCGCAGAATAAG AGACAGCAAGTGGTTTTGACTGAGCAGTGGGCTAAAGCACATCCCAACATCCACTTTTCTTCTATGCATCCTGGCTGGGCAGATACTCCAG CGGTGAGGACCTCCATGCCAGATTTCTATGAGAAGATGAAGGACAGGCTGCGAACTGAGGCTCAGGGGGCAGACACCGTGGTATGGCTCGCCGTCTCCCCTGCAGCAAGAAAGCAGGCAAGCGGACTGTTCTTCCAAG ACAGACAACCTGTTCCGACTCACTTACCACTGGCATGGACAAAATCTTCTCCTGGTGATGAAGAAAAACTGATGCAGGCTCTTGAAGAGCTTTCCCAGAAGTTTAAACCCAGATAA